A genomic region of Nostoc sp. UHCC 0702 contains the following coding sequences:
- a CDS encoding PfaD family polyunsaturated fatty acid/polyketide biosynthesis protein encodes MISTDKTLNKNTKKLKLASFFYEQNQILPGVFNSVAFDEDGIKTKLLNLDQPCYIIRHEGKIGVTNEGYLDISQNNKTGQMEALITVPSLTLQQLGDPSFLDFHRVKFAYTTGAMAHGIASEELVIALGKERILSTFGAGGLSPSRVETAINCIQQALPQGPYAFNLLHSPSEPAVERSIVNLYLKYQVRTIEASAFLDLTDNLVYYRAAGLGLNSASQIEIKNKIIAKISRREVASKFMQPAPIKILKQLVEQKLISELQATLAEKVPLADDITVEADSGGHTDNRPLVCLLPSILELRDEIQNKFSYKNPVRVGAAGGIATPKSALAAFMMGAAYVVTGSINQSCIEAGTSQYTKQLLAQAEMADVMMAPAADMFEMGVKLQVLKRGTLFPLRAQKLFDLYKNYDSIEDIPLTEKDKLEQQILKKSLEAVWEETVSYLSQRSPDKLTKAVNNPKLKMALIFRWYLGLSSRWSNFGEKGREMDYQIWCGPAMGSFNDWVRGSYLSDAKNRRVVDIAQHIMTGALFLYRIQSLKIQGLQIPNYYGEYRPVSFN; translated from the coding sequence GTGATTAGTACAGATAAAACACTGAACAAAAATACTAAGAAATTAAAACTAGCAAGTTTTTTTTATGAGCAAAATCAAATTTTGCCAGGTGTTTTCAATTCTGTTGCATTTGATGAAGATGGAATTAAAACTAAACTTTTGAATTTAGATCAACCTTGTTACATTATCAGACATGAAGGCAAAATTGGCGTAACTAACGAAGGTTATTTGGATATTTCCCAAAATAATAAAACTGGACAGATGGAGGCACTCATCACTGTTCCATCTCTGACACTTCAACAATTAGGCGATCCCAGTTTCCTAGACTTTCATCGTGTAAAATTTGCTTATACTACTGGTGCAATGGCTCATGGAATTGCTTCTGAAGAGTTAGTAATTGCTCTAGGAAAAGAGAGAATTTTAAGTACTTTTGGTGCTGGTGGCTTGTCTCCTTCTCGTGTCGAAACAGCCATAAACTGTATTCAGCAAGCCTTACCACAAGGGCCTTACGCTTTTAATTTACTTCACAGTCCTAGTGAACCTGCTGTTGAACGCAGCATTGTGAATTTATATCTTAAATATCAAGTGAGGACAATAGAAGCTTCTGCTTTCTTAGATTTGACTGACAATCTTGTCTACTATAGAGCTGCTGGGCTTGGTTTAAATTCAGCCAGTCAAATCGAAATCAAAAATAAAATTATTGCCAAAATTTCGAGGAGAGAAGTTGCAAGTAAATTTATGCAACCTGCTCCTATAAAAATTTTGAAGCAATTAGTTGAGCAAAAGCTCATCAGTGAATTACAGGCAACTCTAGCCGAAAAAGTTCCTCTAGCTGACGATATTACTGTAGAAGCAGATTCTGGTGGGCATACAGATAATCGTCCTTTAGTTTGTTTGTTACCTTCCATCTTAGAATTGAGAGATGAAATTCAAAATAAATTTTCTTATAAAAATCCCGTCAGAGTGGGAGCAGCAGGAGGAATTGCCACTCCTAAATCAGCATTAGCAGCATTTATGATGGGGGCTGCTTATGTTGTGACAGGCTCAATTAACCAGTCTTGTATTGAAGCTGGAACTTCTCAATATACTAAACAATTGCTAGCTCAAGCTGAAATGGCTGATGTGATGATGGCTCCAGCAGCAGATATGTTTGAAATGGGCGTAAAACTTCAAGTTCTCAAACGAGGAACTCTCTTTCCTTTACGCGCGCAAAAACTGTTTGATTTATACAAAAACTATGACTCAATTGAAGATATTCCCTTGACAGAAAAAGATAAATTAGAACAACAAATTTTGAAAAAAAGCTTAGAAGCAGTCTGGGAAGAGACAGTTAGTTATTTATCTCAACGCAGTCCTGATAAATTAACTAAAGCAGTTAATAATCCCAAACTAAAAATGGCTCTGATTTTCCGCTGGTATTTAGGATTATCATCTCGTTGGTCTAACTTCGGGGAAAAAGGACGAGAAATGGATTATCAAATTTGGTGCGGCCCTGCGATGGGTAGCTTCAATGACTGGGTTAGAGGCTCTTACTTGTCTGATGCAAAGAATCGCCGAGTAGTCGATATCGCTCAGCATATTATGACAGGAGCTTTATTTTTATACCGCATACAAAGCCTGAAAATTCAAGGACTGCAAATCCCTAATTACTACGGTGAATATCGCCCAGTCAGCTTTAACTAA
- a CDS encoding type I polyketide synthase, which yields MNRFAKNQIPKIAIVGMDCILGNCKGLDNFERSIYEGNQHFINLPPNRWQGVELEKQLLKNDGFESGKVPLGAFIEDFQSETLSLQIQPEEADKFNSQELLMLKVADNALKDARLHQGTRLAVAIATVTEPISDSENQLASYISNLWNFPGPSFKLNAEQNSVFQALEIAQKLLAVKEVDAVLVGAVDLAGSYPSVVQRNRIAQVNTGVNTLSYDENANGWMIGEGAAAVVLKLYEKAKRDSDRIYAVIDALSMSKNNSISDSQAVTQACQTAFNLAAIKPTDIGYLEVFGSGVQQQDKSEIEGLLAAYWTSEPNLTCAIGSVKANIGNTYAASGIVSLIKTALCLYHRYIPGVPQWSSPKTPQEWRFSPFYVACESKPWFLEKGATKRIAALNSIEIDGSYVHVILSEETNQQQRSSKYLEQMPFYLFAIAADDQSTLLDQICTLQQTIENSSSLSAAASLNFTAFQQHQKATYTLAILGRNQHELTQEIQRALQGVRVAFETGKDWLTPIGSYFTANPQGKRGKIAFVYSGSFTSYIGLARNLFRLFPQVYDDLVIRSVYSRVANIEKLIYPRSLKKFSPSQMESLEQQLIDNPITMLESEIGFAGLMTAILENYFQIKPHCAFGYSLGEISMMVSQGIWASFSFQDGSDGLNSSALFKTRLSGPKNAVREHWELLKKQDFQGEEFWSNYILLCPVSRVREVIQHEKRVYLTLINTAQEVLIAGETQACQRLIKTLNCNALPAPINHVIHCEPMRSEYDELLKVSTLPIQNVPPTIFYSAAEYKPITLDSNTIGHNIATTLCQELDFPRLINRVYEDGYRIFIEVGVGGNCSRWISENLKQKEHLSVTFNRRGIDDHTSIIKALAKLVSHRIDIDLSPLYSQIQQQSLSSLELPNNSNTSQLEVKNITLKNSEKDTTTKFIDNPNDKQQSRPLDLKEFTKMNPSLIQNSIDSSVNYFLSPEIKQVEIAVKNGNNLHSLPLRTGEDKPVDKSKNNTNFLNEQENAQDIFANSQNSHFPNKAYLPNLHSISHQKLSENASHLTKAHAIFLQSRQESLQQISDIIKLQIACIQNLFH from the coding sequence ATGAACAGATTTGCCAAAAATCAAATTCCCAAAATTGCAATCGTTGGTATGGATTGCATTTTAGGAAACTGCAAGGGATTGGATAATTTTGAACGCAGTATCTATGAGGGAAATCAACACTTTATTAACCTTCCTCCTAATCGCTGGCAAGGAGTAGAATTAGAAAAACAGTTGCTGAAAAACGATGGTTTTGAAAGCGGCAAAGTACCATTAGGTGCATTCATTGAAGATTTTCAAAGCGAGACTTTATCTTTGCAAATACAGCCAGAGGAGGCGGATAAATTTAACTCCCAAGAACTGTTGATGTTGAAAGTAGCTGATAATGCTCTCAAAGATGCGCGACTGCATCAAGGAACAAGATTGGCAGTAGCGATCGCAACAGTCACAGAACCAATAAGTGACAGCGAAAATCAGCTAGCTAGTTATATTTCCAATTTATGGAATTTCCCTGGCCCCTCATTTAAGCTAAATGCCGAACAAAATTCTGTGTTCCAAGCTTTGGAAATAGCACAAAAGCTACTCGCTGTTAAAGAAGTAGACGCTGTTTTAGTCGGTGCTGTAGACCTTGCAGGCAGTTACCCTAGCGTTGTACAACGAAATCGTATTGCACAAGTCAACACAGGCGTAAATACTCTCAGTTATGACGAGAACGCCAATGGCTGGATGATCGGCGAGGGCGCAGCCGCCGTAGTGCTGAAGCTTTACGAGAAAGCAAAACGAGATAGCGATCGCATCTATGCAGTTATTGATGCCCTCAGTATGAGCAAAAACAACTCTATCTCTGATTCACAAGCAGTAACCCAAGCTTGTCAGACAGCTTTTAATTTAGCAGCTATCAAACCAACAGACATTGGCTATTTAGAAGTTTTTGGTAGTGGAGTTCAGCAACAGGATAAATCAGAAATTGAGGGTTTGCTGGCGGCATATTGGACTTCTGAACCGAATTTAACTTGTGCTATTGGCAGTGTAAAAGCCAATATCGGTAACACTTATGCCGCATCGGGAATAGTCAGCTTAATCAAAACTGCACTTTGCTTGTATCATCGTTACATCCCCGGAGTTCCCCAATGGTCTAGCCCCAAAACTCCACAAGAGTGGCGCTTCAGCCCCTTTTATGTAGCTTGTGAATCAAAACCGTGGTTTTTAGAAAAAGGAGCCACAAAAAGAATAGCTGCCCTTAATAGTATCGAGATAGACGGCAGTTACGTACATGTAATTTTGTCAGAGGAAACAAATCAGCAACAGCGCAGCAGCAAGTATTTAGAGCAAATGCCTTTTTATTTATTTGCGATCGCAGCTGACGATCAATCAACTTTATTAGACCAGATTTGCACGCTCCAACAAACTATTGAAAATAGCTCTTCTTTATCTGCTGCCGCCAGCTTAAATTTTACAGCTTTTCAACAGCATCAAAAAGCAACTTATACTCTAGCAATTCTCGGACGCAATCAACATGAATTAACGCAAGAAATTCAACGGGCACTTCAAGGGGTTAGGGTCGCCTTCGAGACAGGAAAAGATTGGCTAACTCCTATAGGTAGTTACTTTACGGCAAATCCACAAGGTAAACGAGGTAAAATCGCTTTTGTTTACTCAGGCTCTTTCACTTCTTATATCGGACTAGCTCGAAATCTCTTTCGTTTATTTCCTCAAGTTTACGATGATTTGGTAATTAGGAGCGTTTACAGTCGTGTCGCCAATATAGAAAAACTTATTTATCCCAGAAGCTTAAAGAAATTCTCACCTTCTCAGATGGAGTCTCTCGAACAGCAATTGATAGATAATCCCATCACAATGCTGGAATCGGAAATAGGCTTTGCCGGACTCATGACTGCAATTTTAGAGAATTATTTCCAAATCAAGCCCCATTGTGCTTTTGGGTATAGCCTAGGTGAAATCAGCATGATGGTTAGTCAAGGTATCTGGGCTAGCTTTAGCTTTCAAGATGGCAGTGATGGTTTAAACTCATCTGCTCTTTTTAAAACACGTTTATCTGGCCCTAAAAACGCAGTTCGTGAGCATTGGGAACTGCTTAAAAAACAGGATTTTCAAGGCGAAGAGTTTTGGAGCAATTATATTCTGTTGTGTCCAGTATCTCGCGTTAGGGAAGTAATCCAACATGAAAAGCGTGTATATTTGACCCTGATTAATACAGCACAAGAAGTTTTGATTGCTGGTGAAACACAAGCATGTCAAAGACTAATTAAAACCTTAAATTGTAATGCTTTACCTGCCCCCATCAATCATGTAATTCATTGTGAACCAATGCGTTCAGAGTACGATGAACTTCTGAAAGTCAGTACTTTACCTATTCAAAATGTACCACCAACTATTTTTTATTCCGCAGCAGAATACAAGCCTATTACCCTTGATAGTAATACCATTGGGCACAATATTGCTACAACTCTCTGCCAAGAACTTGATTTTCCTCGGTTAATTAACCGTGTATATGAAGATGGCTACAGAATATTTATTGAAGTAGGTGTTGGTGGTAACTGTTCAAGATGGATTAGCGAGAATCTCAAGCAAAAAGAACACCTATCAGTTACCTTCAATAGAAGAGGGATAGATGATCATACTTCTATTATCAAAGCATTAGCAAAGCTCGTTAGTCATCGAATTGATATTGATTTATCACCACTATATTCTCAGATACAACAGCAAAGTCTGAGCAGCTTAGAATTGCCAAATAATTCTAATACCAGTCAATTGGAGGTAAAAAATATAACTTTAAAAAACAGTGAAAAAGATACAACTACTAAATTTATCGATAACCCTAACGATAAACAGCAGTCTAGACCCTTGGATTTAAAGGAATTTACAAAAATGAATCCTTCCTTAATACAAAACTCTATTGACAGTTCTGTAAATTATTTTCTCAGTCCAGAAATTAAACAAGTAGAAATTGCTGTCAAAAACGGTAACAACTTGCATAGTTTACCGTTACGCACAGGTGAAGATAAACCTGTAGACAAGTCAAAAAATAATACAAATTTTTTAAATGAACAGGAAAACGCCCAAGACATTTTCGCTAATTCCCAAAATTCCCATTTTCCTAACAAAGCTTATTTGCCTAATTTACATAGTATTTCCCATCAAAAGCTAAGTGAAAATGCTTCACATCTTACTAAAGCTCATGCTATTTTTTTACAATCACGACAGGAGTCACTACAACAAATTAGCGACATAATTAAGTTACAAATAGCTTGTATACAAAACTTGTTCCACTAA